The following proteins are co-located in the Haloplanus sp. HW8-1 genome:
- a CDS encoding MTH1187 family thiamine-binding protein, whose protein sequence is MTVVALLSVAPVREGSMADEVADAVATLDEFDVAYETNPMGTVIEADDVGTLFAACEAAHRAVDADRVSTVLKVDDKRTNDDPAAAKVEGVEEALGREARGDRE, encoded by the coding sequence ATGACCGTCGTTGCGCTGTTGAGCGTCGCACCGGTTCGGGAGGGGAGCATGGCCGACGAGGTGGCGGACGCGGTCGCCACACTGGACGAGTTCGACGTTGCTTACGAGACGAATCCGATGGGAACGGTGATCGAGGCCGACGACGTGGGCACGCTCTTTGCGGCCTGCGAGGCCGCCCACCGCGCGGTGGACGCCGACCGCGTGAGCACGGTGCTGAAAGTCGACGACAAGCGGACGAACGACGACCCGGCGGCGGCGAAAGTGGAGGGGGTCGAGGAGGCGCTGGGACGGGAGGCGCGGGGAGACCGGGAGTGA
- a CDS encoding ABC transporter ATP-binding protein: MAAIEVQGLTKAYGDTLANEGLEFSIAHGEIFGYLGPNGAGKSTTIRQLMGFQSPTAGTARVLGADVRDAAALRETRARIGFLPGEPAFSPSVTGAEFLDYQAALKGDERRDELLDLFTPPLDRKIREYSTGNRQMLGIVQAFMHDPDLLVMDEPTSGLDPLKQEAFNRFLREERDRGTTVFFSSHVLGEVRRVCDRVGIIRDGRLVTVEDVDELLARGGKRVRVHTERPLTESALGIEGVVDFAAEGREAQFTFTGDYDALFEALATRRIVDVEIDEPPIEDVFMHFYGDDDA; this comes from the coding sequence ATGGCTGCGATCGAGGTGCAGGGCCTCACCAAGGCGTACGGCGACACCCTGGCCAACGAGGGTCTCGAATTTTCCATCGCGCACGGCGAAATCTTCGGCTACCTCGGGCCGAACGGTGCGGGCAAGTCGACGACGATCCGCCAACTCATGGGCTTTCAGTCGCCGACAGCGGGCACCGCGCGGGTCCTCGGGGCCGACGTACGCGACGCGGCGGCCCTGCGGGAGACACGCGCCCGGATCGGCTTCCTGCCCGGAGAACCGGCGTTCTCGCCCTCGGTCACCGGCGCTGAGTTTCTCGACTACCAGGCCGCACTCAAGGGCGACGAGCGCCGCGACGAACTGCTCGATCTGTTCACGCCGCCGCTCGACCGGAAGATCCGGGAGTACTCCACCGGCAACAGGCAGATGCTCGGCATCGTGCAGGCGTTCATGCACGACCCCGACCTGCTCGTCATGGACGAGCCGACCTCCGGGCTCGACCCGCTCAAACAGGAGGCGTTCAACCGCTTTCTTCGCGAGGAACGGGACCGGGGAACGACCGTCTTCTTCTCCTCGCACGTCCTCGGTGAGGTTCGCCGCGTCTGTGATCGGGTGGGGATCATCCGCGACGGCCGACTGGTCACCGTCGAGGACGTCGATGAACTGCTGGCCCGCGGGGGCAAGCGCGTCCGCGTCCACACCGAGCGGCCCCTGACGGAGTCGGCACTCGGGATCGAGGGTGTCGTCGACTTCGCCGCCGAGGGGCGCGAAGCCCAGTTCACTTTCACCGGAGACTACGACGCGCTGTTCGAGGCCCTCGCCACCCGACGAATCGTCGACGTCGAGATCGACGAACCGCCGATAGAGGACGTCTTCATGCATTTCTACGGGGACGACGATGCTTGA
- a CDS encoding TVP38/TMEM64 family protein, with protein MIDPFASPATRRRAIRRALLVTAFLLVAAFALWRFAPFLADPRWLRAILDSLGPYAPLGFVALQTVQVVVAPVPGQALGGVGGYLFGTWPGFLYSMLGVTIGSAIAFALARRFGRPFVERTFDTDAVDRFDTIADDTGPLALFALFLLPTFPDDLLCALAGVSTMRLRTLLILVVVGRAPSFALVAYAGNRAAASRPLAALTALAGIALVAALVYAGRSYADPG; from the coding sequence GTGATCGATCCGTTCGCCTCGCCGGCCACCCGTCGCCGAGCGATCCGACGGGCGCTTCTCGTCACCGCATTCCTCCTCGTCGCCGCATTCGCTCTCTGGCGGTTCGCCCCGTTTCTGGCCGACCCCCGATGGCTTCGTGCGATCCTCGACTCGCTTGGCCCGTACGCCCCCCTGGGATTCGTCGCTCTCCAGACCGTCCAGGTCGTCGTCGCGCCCGTCCCGGGCCAGGCGCTCGGCGGCGTCGGCGGCTACCTGTTCGGCACCTGGCCCGGCTTCCTGTACAGCATGCTCGGGGTCACCATCGGGAGCGCAATCGCCTTCGCGCTCGCCCGTCGCTTCGGTCGCCCGTTCGTCGAGCGCACCTTCGACACCGACGCAGTCGATCGCTTCGACACCATCGCCGACGACACCGGTCCCCTGGCGCTGTTTGCTCTCTTTCTTCTTCCGACCTTCCCCGACGACCTGCTCTGTGCGCTCGCGGGCGTCTCGACGATGCGTCTCCGAACGCTCCTCATCTTGGTCGTCGTCGGCCGGGCGCCCTCGTTCGCACTCGTCGCCTACGCCGGGAACCGGGCGGCCGCCTCCCGACCGCTGGCCGCGCTCACGGCGCTCGCCGGGATCGCACTCGTCGCCGCACTGGTCTACGCCGGGCGCTCGTACGCCGACCCGGGCTAG
- a CDS encoding ABC transporter permease, whose product MLETTRYEARQRLRGTLALAVLLGAFALLVIYIYPTIAESSADIDALIQSLPESVREGFGAETYTTIEGFVAAEVYQTIWVLLLGLYMAYTAGGVLADDVESGRLYLVLAAPVSRKRVAAEKFLALGLPIAVLNLTMPLFVFGGTVAVDYPLDPYYLVVVHLLSVPYLLVCGGIGLLLSVVLDRGDTAQRGGIALVFLLFMLDSVTLGTDAEWLGAVSPTRYIDPTAILLHETVDLVDPLLLLVVATALVVASLRHFQRRDV is encoded by the coding sequence ATGCTTGAGACGACGCGGTACGAGGCACGCCAGCGCCTCCGTGGAACCCTCGCCCTCGCCGTTCTGCTCGGCGCGTTCGCGCTGCTGGTCATCTACATCTACCCGACCATCGCCGAGTCGAGCGCCGACATCGACGCCCTGATCCAGTCCCTCCCGGAGTCCGTCCGCGAAGGGTTCGGTGCGGAAACGTACACCACCATCGAGGGGTTCGTCGCGGCGGAGGTGTACCAGACTATCTGGGTCCTCCTGCTCGGCCTCTATATGGCGTACACGGCCGGGGGTGTTCTCGCGGACGACGTCGAATCCGGCCGGCTGTACCTGGTGCTCGCGGCACCCGTCTCGCGCAAGCGCGTGGCCGCCGAGAAGTTCCTCGCCCTCGGCCTCCCCATCGCCGTGTTGAACCTGACGATGCCGCTGTTCGTGTTCGGCGGCACCGTCGCCGTCGACTATCCCCTCGATCCCTACTACCTCGTCGTCGTCCACCTCCTCTCGGTCCCGTACCTCCTCGTCTGTGGCGGCATCGGCCTGCTGCTCTCGGTCGTCCTCGACCGGGGTGACACCGCACAGCGCGGGGGGATCGCGCTCGTCTTCCTCCTCTTCATGCTCGATTCGGTGACGCTCGGGACGGACGCCGAGTGGCTGGGTGCAGTCAGTCCGACCCGATATATCGATCCGACCGCGATCCTCCTCCACGAGACCGTCGACCTCGTCGATCCGCTCCTGTTGCTCGTGGTCGCCACCGCGCTGGTGGTCGCCAGTCTCCGTCACTTCCAGCGACGCGACGTGTAG
- a CDS encoding helix-turn-helix transcriptional regulator, with the protein MSDGALEYLLGSETRPETLTALRDAGALPARRLEERVATSRRTLKRTLRTMESRGWVRPAADGYELTALGEAILSAYDRFRDRARTARRFRPFLERTPASAFDLDVEVLADATVVRPDDDPTAPVDRLLELRAEATEVREVAPFLLRDTVEQLVDRVTGDRPPDVTLVLEDATPTPSRFSPAYCDRFRCLLDASSVAVHVVDDVPFALGVADRHAFVGSTDLEGMPGPLLESDDAAVVDWAERSVERYLDRAEPLS; encoded by the coding sequence ATGTCGGACGGCGCTCTCGAATACCTGCTCGGGTCGGAGACGCGTCCCGAGACCCTGACTGCGCTCCGTGACGCCGGGGCGCTCCCGGCACGGCGACTCGAAGAGCGGGTGGCGACGTCCCGCCGAACGCTGAAGCGCACGCTCCGGACGATGGAGTCGCGTGGCTGGGTGCGTCCCGCGGCCGACGGGTACGAACTCACGGCGCTCGGTGAGGCGATACTCTCGGCCTACGACCGCTTCCGCGACCGGGCACGGACTGCCCGCCGGTTCCGACCCTTTCTCGAACGGACCCCGGCCTCGGCGTTCGACCTCGACGTCGAGGTACTGGCCGACGCCACCGTGGTTCGACCCGACGACGACCCCACCGCCCCCGTGGACCGACTCCTCGAACTCCGTGCCGAGGCGACGGAGGTGCGGGAGGTCGCGCCGTTTCTCCTCCGCGATACGGTCGAACAACTCGTAGACCGGGTGACTGGCGACCGGCCCCCCGACGTGACGCTCGTCCTCGAAGACGCCACGCCCACCCCGTCCCGGTTCTCGCCGGCGTACTGCGACCGGTTCCGGTGTCTGCTCGACGCGTCGAGCGTCGCGGTCCACGTCGTCGACGACGTGCCGTTCGCCCTCGGCGTCGCGGACCGTCACGCCTTCGTCGGGTCGACCGACCTCGAGGGGATGCCAGGGCCACTCCTCGAGAGCGACGACGCCGCAGTCGTCGACTGGGCCGAGCGATCGGTCGAGCGGTATCTCGACCGCGCGGAGCCGCTGTCGTAG
- the mch gene encoding methenyltetrahydromethanopterin cyclohydrolase — protein sequence MESLNRMAVELVDEAIDFAGELNVDVTELGSGATVLDFGVEAAGGLEAGLLLAEIQTAGLATIQTRMDEVAGTPFPHVELTTDKPALALLCSQKAGWELVAEGIDGLGSGPARALVGEEGEFEAVGYYDEFDLTVLTVEAATLPGDGTAEQVADRAGVAPSGVFLPTYPTGSMAGSVSAAARAPELALFRLFELGYDPTDVVSAAGSAPVAPVSHDEGVAMGRTNDALAYGGQVYLQVREDFDRFDEVPSTAAAEYDTPFEQVFEAADWDFYEVPESVFAPAQVTVDVIDGPTYALGETNHDLLAESFGL from the coding sequence ATGGAGAGTCTCAATCGGATGGCCGTCGAACTGGTCGACGAAGCCATCGACTTCGCCGGCGAACTCAACGTCGACGTGACCGAACTCGGGTCGGGGGCGACGGTCCTCGATTTCGGCGTCGAGGCGGCCGGTGGCCTCGAAGCCGGACTACTGCTCGCAGAGATCCAGACCGCGGGACTGGCGACGATCCAGACCCGCATGGACGAGGTGGCGGGGACGCCGTTCCCCCACGTCGAACTGACGACCGACAAGCCGGCGCTCGCCCTGCTCTGCTCGCAGAAGGCGGGCTGGGAACTGGTGGCCGAGGGCATCGACGGCCTCGGCTCGGGACCGGCGCGGGCGCTCGTCGGCGAGGAAGGCGAGTTCGAGGCAGTCGGCTACTACGACGAGTTCGACCTGACGGTGCTGACCGTCGAGGCGGCGACGCTGCCGGGCGACGGCACCGCCGAACAGGTGGCCGATCGGGCGGGCGTCGCCCCCAGCGGCGTGTTCCTGCCGACCTATCCGACGGGGTCGATGGCCGGCAGCGTCAGCGCCGCGGCCCGGGCCCCCGAACTCGCGCTCTTTCGTCTCTTCGAACTCGGCTACGACCCGACCGACGTGGTGTCGGCGGCCGGAAGCGCGCCGGTCGCGCCCGTCAGCCACGACGAAGGGGTCGCGATGGGCCGCACCAACGACGCGCTGGCCTACGGCGGGCAGGTGTATCTCCAGGTGCGCGAGGACTTCGATCGGTTCGACGAGGTGCCCTCGACCGCCGCCGCCGAGTACGACACCCCATTCGAGCAGGTGTTCGAGGCCGCCGACTGGGACTTCTACGAGGTGCCAGAGTCGGTCTTCGCGCCCGCACAGGTCACCGTCGACGTGATCGACGGGCCGACCTACGCGCTGGGCGAGACGAACCACGATCTGCTGGCCGAATCCTTCGGGCTGTGA
- a CDS encoding winged helix-turn-helix domain-containing protein translates to MTEDTESLRPDDAFTLLADRTRIKIIRALGDASTPGVPETLPFSELRRRADISGSGRFNYHLKQLVGQFVEETDEGYRLSYPGVRVYQAMKAGTFTERVRIEPFELDATCHVCGAPQVAGYHDSMFRVRCRDEAGDCGAVFYKYFCPPSSLTERERAGVLRAANQRIQREIASMAKGVCPWCCGRIDARVLPTDAEMPQRDNPAIEHRVLHTCDTCDGSLYTRLGGLVVSHPAVVSFFHDHGVDVTRRHVWSLPFASSDERTTVTGSDPWRATVRVGCEGDVLRVRLDDEPSVVEACR, encoded by the coding sequence GTGACCGAGGACACCGAGAGTCTGCGTCCGGACGACGCGTTCACGCTGCTGGCCGACCGGACGCGCATCAAGATCATCAGGGCGCTCGGCGACGCCTCGACGCCCGGCGTTCCCGAGACGCTCCCCTTCTCGGAGTTGCGACGCCGGGCGGACATCTCGGGGAGTGGTCGGTTCAACTACCACCTGAAACAGCTGGTGGGGCAGTTCGTCGAGGAGACCGACGAGGGCTATCGCCTCAGCTATCCGGGCGTCCGGGTGTATCAGGCGATGAAGGCCGGCACTTTCACCGAACGAGTGCGGATCGAGCCGTTCGAACTCGACGCGACCTGTCACGTCTGTGGCGCTCCGCAGGTGGCCGGCTACCACGACAGCATGTTTCGGGTGCGGTGTCGCGACGAGGCGGGCGACTGCGGCGCGGTGTTCTACAAGTATTTCTGCCCGCCGAGCAGTCTGACCGAGCGCGAACGGGCGGGCGTCCTCCGGGCGGCCAACCAGCGCATCCAGCGCGAGATCGCGTCGATGGCGAAGGGCGTCTGCCCCTGGTGTTGTGGGCGAATAGACGCTCGCGTCCTGCCGACGGACGCGGAGATGCCCCAGCGGGACAACCCGGCCATCGAACACCGCGTCCTCCACACCTGTGACACCTGCGACGGATCGCTCTATACGCGACTCGGCGGACTCGTGGTCAGCCATCCCGCCGTCGTCTCCTTCTTTCACGACCACGGCGTCGACGTGACGCGCCGGCACGTCTGGTCGCTCCCCTTCGCGTCCTCCGACGAGCGGACGACGGTCACGGGGAGCGATCCCTGGCGGGCCACGGTCCGGGTCGGCTGCGAGGGCGACGTCCTCCGCGTGCGACTGGACGACGAGCCCTCGGTGGTCGAGGCGTGTCGTTGA
- a CDS encoding YbhB/YbcL family Raf kinase inhibitor-like protein → MELSSPAFRDGDPIPRQYGYTEENVNPPLEITDAPTEAASLVLVVDDPDALEPAGKVWRHWLVWNVNPTRKRIPEDWSTETATAVEGENDYGEVGYGGPNPPDGEHTYRFRLFALDDELEVPAGATLEDLERAMEGHVVEEATYEGTYAP, encoded by the coding sequence ATGGAGCTATCCAGTCCCGCCTTCCGCGACGGCGACCCGATCCCCCGACAGTACGGCTACACCGAGGAGAACGTCAACCCGCCCCTGGAGATCACCGACGCCCCCACCGAGGCCGCGTCGCTCGTCCTCGTGGTCGACGACCCCGACGCGCTCGAACCCGCGGGAAAGGTGTGGCGACACTGGTTGGTGTGGAACGTCAACCCGACGCGCAAACGCATCCCCGAGGACTGGTCGACCGAGACCGCCACCGCCGTCGAGGGCGAGAACGACTACGGCGAAGTGGGCTACGGCGGTCCGAACCCGCCGGACGGGGAGCACACCTACCGGTTCCGGCTGTTCGCGCTCGACGACGAACTGGAGGTCCCGGCCGGCGCGACGCTCGAGGACTTAGAGCGGGCGATGGAGGGACACGTCGTCGAGGAGGCGACCTACGAGGGGACGTACGCGCCCTAG
- a CDS encoding COG1361 S-layer family protein, whose product MTGRRALGAVVALTLLFAAVSPALGAGQVIGSPEIAVFSPDHQVTPGEEVSLPVYLSNSGDLRRAGPSEYVDRVTTARGLTFTVMPGSAPIEVNTGRYPAGSVPVGTAGPYPVSITVAEDATPGTYRIPVRVQYTYTLFVDYGTTPPEFVDSYHDQRYYLTLSIRDVPRFEIVDAASTVGVGGRGNVSVTVRNVGTAPARDATLRLDAPSEELRLGSQSTGARAFAGTWAPGENRTFEFTASATSDAVVREYPLTGRVSYRDRDGVERTSRNVTTGITPLVEQTFATTNVSGVLHVGEPGTIRGTITNTGPRTVHDAVLVYRSSNPNLDPTDAEVALGRLAPGERRSFTFEVDVADRATPTTQQLNLTVRYRDDRRNRQVSDPLEPSVQVAPERDWLVVTPEAATVDVDTENRLAVRVRNVARVPLRDVVARIFVTAPFSTESRHAYVAALGPNETATFAFGLTVSEDAVPTHSSVTMNVTGERPDGEVIPVGTYEVPVTVTAPSGPTDTAVLAAWIVAVVVLLVGGGWWLRR is encoded by the coding sequence ATGACTGGACGACGAGCCCTCGGTGCGGTCGTGGCTCTGACGCTCCTGTTCGCGGCCGTGTCCCCGGCCCTCGGTGCCGGTCAGGTCATCGGCTCCCCCGAGATCGCCGTGTTCAGCCCGGACCACCAGGTGACTCCCGGCGAAGAGGTCTCCCTGCCGGTGTACCTCTCGAACAGCGGCGACCTGCGGCGGGCCGGGCCGTCGGAGTACGTCGATCGCGTGACGACCGCCCGCGGGCTGACGTTCACCGTCATGCCCGGTTCGGCACCCATCGAGGTCAATACGGGACGCTATCCGGCGGGAAGCGTCCCCGTGGGAACCGCCGGCCCGTACCCCGTCTCGATCACCGTCGCCGAGGACGCGACGCCGGGAACCTACCGGATTCCCGTCCGGGTACAGTACACGTACACTCTCTTCGTCGACTACGGGACCACTCCGCCGGAGTTCGTCGACAGCTACCACGACCAGCGGTACTATCTGACGCTCTCGATCCGAGACGTCCCGCGTTTCGAGATCGTCGACGCCGCCTCGACCGTCGGCGTTGGTGGTCGAGGCAACGTCTCGGTCACCGTCCGTAACGTCGGCACCGCCCCCGCACGCGACGCGACGTTACGACTCGATGCCCCGTCCGAGGAACTCCGTCTCGGATCGCAGTCGACCGGTGCACGGGCGTTCGCGGGGACGTGGGCACCCGGCGAGAACCGAACCTTCGAGTTCACCGCAAGCGCCACCTCGGACGCGGTCGTCCGCGAGTATCCGCTGACCGGCCGGGTCAGCTACCGGGACCGCGACGGTGTCGAGCGCACCTCTCGCAACGTGACGACCGGGATCACGCCCCTCGTCGAGCAGACGTTCGCGACGACGAACGTCTCGGGTGTCCTCCACGTCGGCGAACCCGGCACGATCCGAGGGACGATCACGAACACCGGGCCGCGGACGGTCCACGACGCGGTGCTCGTCTACCGGTCGTCGAACCCGAACCTCGATCCCACGGACGCCGAGGTAGCACTGGGGCGACTCGCTCCCGGGGAGCGCCGCTCGTTCACGTTCGAGGTCGACGTCGCGGACCGCGCGACCCCCACGACCCAGCAGTTGAACCTCACCGTCAGGTACCGCGACGACCGCCGGAATCGGCAGGTGAGCGACCCGCTCGAACCGTCGGTCCAGGTCGCACCCGAACGGGACTGGCTGGTGGTCACGCCCGAGGCGGCCACCGTCGACGTCGACACGGAGAACCGGTTGGCCGTCCGCGTGCGAAACGTCGCGCGCGTTCCGCTTCGGGACGTAGTCGCCCGGATTTTCGTCACGGCGCCCTTCTCGACCGAATCGCGACACGCCTACGTCGCGGCGCTGGGACCCAACGAGACGGCGACGTTCGCGTTCGGCCTCACAGTCTCGGAGGACGCGGTACCGACCCACTCCTCGGTGACGATGAACGTCACGGGCGAACGACCCGACGGCGAGGTGATCCCCGTCGGCACGTACGAGGTCCCCGTCACCGTCACCGCGCCGTCCGGGCCGACCGACACGGCCGTCCTCGCCGCTTGGATCGTCGCCGTCGTCGTCCTACTCGTCGGGGGCGGATGGTGGCTCCGGCGGTAG
- the hmgA gene encoding hydroxymethylglutaryl-CoA reductase (NADPH), with protein MTDDSGTTDASALVERVRDGDLRVHELEDHADADTAATARRRLVEAETGADLDAVGAYGFPADRADANVENMIGAARIPMGVAGPVTVDGGALAGERYLPMATTEGALVASVNRGCSVIDAAGGATARVTKSGMTRAPVFRVGDVAEAEALVEWVRDHEDHLREAAEATTSHGELRGVTPYVVGDSVFLRFRYDTKDAMGMNMATIATRAAADLIEAETGASLVALSGNLCTDKKPAAINAVEGRGRSVTADVTIPREVVEERLHTTPGAVAEVNTRKNHVGSAKAGSLGFNAHVANVVAAMFLATGQDAAQVVEGANAITTAEAREEGLYVSVSLASLEVGTVGGGTKLPTQSEGLELLGVAGGGDPAGSNADALAEAIAVGALAGELSLIAALGSRHLSSAHESLGR; from the coding sequence ATGACCGACGATTCGGGCACGACCGACGCGAGCGCCCTCGTCGAGCGGGTCCGCGACGGCGACCTGCGCGTCCACGAACTCGAAGACCACGCCGACGCCGATACGGCGGCGACCGCACGCCGACGCCTCGTCGAAGCCGAGACGGGTGCCGACCTCGACGCCGTCGGCGCCTACGGGTTCCCCGCCGACCGCGCCGACGCGAACGTCGAGAACATGATCGGCGCGGCCCGGATCCCGATGGGCGTCGCCGGGCCGGTGACCGTCGACGGCGGCGCGCTGGCCGGCGAGCGGTACCTCCCGATGGCGACGACCGAGGGGGCCCTGGTCGCCAGCGTCAACCGCGGCTGTTCGGTGATCGACGCCGCGGGCGGCGCGACCGCCCGGGTCACCAAGTCGGGGATGACCCGCGCGCCCGTCTTCCGGGTGGGCGACGTGGCCGAGGCCGAGGCGCTCGTCGAGTGGGTCCGTGACCACGAAGACCACCTCCGCGAGGCCGCCGAGGCGACGACCAGCCACGGCGAACTCCGGGGAGTGACTCCCTACGTCGTCGGCGACTCGGTCTTCCTCCGGTTCCGGTACGACACCAAGGACGCGATGGGGATGAACATGGCCACCATCGCCACGCGGGCGGCTGCCGACCTGATCGAAGCGGAGACGGGCGCGTCGCTGGTCGCGCTCTCGGGCAACCTCTGTACGGACAAGAAGCCGGCCGCGATCAACGCCGTCGAGGGGCGAGGACGAAGCGTCACCGCCGACGTGACGATCCCCCGCGAGGTGGTCGAGGAGCGTCTCCACACCACGCCCGGGGCGGTCGCCGAGGTGAACACCCGCAAGAACCACGTCGGGAGCGCGAAGGCCGGCAGTCTCGGCTTCAACGCACACGTCGCCAACGTCGTCGCCGCGATGTTCCTCGCAACGGGGCAGGACGCCGCCCAGGTGGTCGAGGGGGCCAACGCCATCACGACCGCCGAGGCGCGCGAGGAAGGCCTCTACGTCAGCGTCTCGCTCGCGAGTCTCGAAGTGGGAACCGTCGGCGGCGGCACGAAACTGCCGACACAGAGCGAGGGCCTCGAACTGCTCGGCGTGGCCGGTGGCGGGGACCCGGCCGGATCGAACGCCGACGCCCTCGCCGAGGCGATCGCCGTCGGCGCGCTTGCCGGCGAACTCTCCCTGATCGCGGCACTCGGTTCGCGCCACCTCTCCTCGGCCCACGAGTCGCTCGGACGGTGA
- a CDS encoding DUF5817 domain-containing protein — translation MYAVVGCSECHALWLLADPETAETATCPRCRHRHRTASLKRFYTATDRDEAREARAAMLAERADATDVFAATPHAADMDAAADEAVVDDDEYLDAAGIDADAAEAAGERATGTAGNRSRPAVVRDALRTLDAPDEAAVVAYAADHGVPADAAADLLDRLVCRGEVSESDGTYRLL, via the coding sequence ATGTACGCGGTGGTCGGCTGCTCCGAGTGTCACGCGCTGTGGTTGCTCGCGGACCCCGAAACGGCCGAAACGGCGACCTGTCCCCGCTGTCGACACCGTCATCGGACGGCGAGCCTGAAGCGCTTCTACACCGCCACGGACCGCGACGAGGCCCGCGAGGCCCGCGCGGCGATGCTCGCGGAGCGGGCCGACGCGACCGACGTGTTCGCGGCGACGCCGCACGCCGCCGACATGGACGCTGCGGCCGACGAGGCCGTCGTCGACGACGACGAGTATCTCGACGCGGCAGGGATCGACGCTGACGCCGCCGAGGCGGCGGGCGAGCGGGCGACCGGGACCGCCGGGAATCGGAGCCGACCGGCCGTCGTTCGCGACGCCCTTCGCACGCTCGATGCCCCCGACGAGGCCGCCGTGGTCGCGTACGCGGCCGACCACGGCGTCCCGGCCGACGCCGCGGCCGACCTGCTCGATCGGCTGGTGTGCCGGGGGGAGGTCAGCGAGTCCGACGGCACGTACCGGCTGTTGTAG
- a CDS encoding CehA/McbA family metallohydrolase: MTVRFDPHVHSAASYDADAPVDRLLDRAANAGLDALAISDHDAIEASLRAVERAPDYDLLAVPGVEVSTADGHLLALGVESRPDPGRSLPVTVDAVRSLGGLSVVPHPFQRSRHGASASAIEDAAPDAVEVHNAHTLLGVRNEQAQSFARRHSFPGIGASDAHSASLVGRGFTEVAVDANPLTTDALLDAIRAGRTTPCGRRTTTGQFLRKYLANAALLV; encoded by the coding sequence ATGACGGTCCGGTTCGATCCCCATGTCCACTCGGCGGCCTCCTACGACGCCGACGCGCCGGTCGACCGCCTGCTCGACCGCGCCGCGAACGCGGGGCTGGACGCCCTCGCCATTTCCGACCACGACGCCATCGAGGCGTCGCTCCGGGCGGTCGAACGCGCCCCCGACTACGACCTGCTGGCCGTGCCCGGCGTCGAGGTGTCGACGGCGGACGGCCACCTCCTCGCCCTCGGCGTCGAGAGCCGACCCGACCCCGGGCGCTCGCTCCCCGTCACCGTCGACGCCGTCCGCTCTCTCGGCGGCCTGAGCGTCGTCCCCCATCCGTTTCAGCGCTCCCGTCACGGCGCCTCGGCGTCGGCCATCGAGGACGCCGCCCCCGACGCCGTGGAAGTCCACAACGCCCACACCCTCCTCGGCGTCCGAAACGAGCAGGCGCAGTCGTTTGCCCGCCGCCACAGCTTCCCCGGTATCGGTGCCAGCGACGCCCACTCCGCGTCGCTCGTCGGCCGCGGCTTCACCGAGGTGGCCGTCGATGCCAACCCGCTGACTACCGACGCCCTCCTCGACGCCATCCGAGCGGGCCGGACGACGCCCTGTGGGCGCCGGACCACCACCGGACAGTTCCTCCGGAAGTACCTCGCCAACGCGGCGCTGCTGGTGTGA
- a CDS encoding CDP-alcohol phosphatidyltransferase family protein, whose amino-acid sequence MTNKGLSAMLGVIDGLDGRASRVIESSRDGNMVGRLGGADWLSLAALFCAWVGGVLFLRGEPNWAILAVLGGFVFDKLDGFYARTTGSVSRFGRGIDSFIDVFVYVVSAALLYHFTMAPHPVVSVVVGFVLLMFGGLRLVRHTTEGFGSDGDESYYVGTTVVHTHVVVLANYYLITLVDPWNGWLAGLTVVAVCPLMTSRYRAYKTDVGHWLVAGVGSVAVALSLAIEFGAV is encoded by the coding sequence ATGACGAACAAGGGACTCTCCGCGATGCTGGGTGTGATCGATGGGCTCGACGGCCGGGCGAGTCGGGTTATCGAATCGTCGCGCGACGGCAACATGGTCGGGCGCCTCGGCGGCGCCGATTGGCTGAGTCTGGCCGCGTTGTTCTGTGCGTGGGTTGGCGGCGTCCTGTTCCTGCGGGGCGAACCGAACTGGGCGATACTGGCCGTCCTCGGCGGCTTCGTCTTCGACAAACTCGACGGCTTCTACGCCCGGACCACCGGCTCCGTCTCCCGGTTCGGACGCGGCATCGACTCGTTCATCGACGTGTTCGTCTACGTCGTCTCGGCCGCGTTGCTCTATCACTTCACGATGGCGCCCCACCCGGTCGTGAGCGTCGTCGTCGGCTTCGTCCTCCTGATGTTCGGCGGTCTCCGACTCGTCCGCCACACCACCGAGGGCTTCGGTTCCGACGGCGACGAGAGCTACTACGTCGGCACTACCGTCGTCCACACTCACGTCGTCGTGCTGGCGAACTACTATCTGATCACGCTTGTCGACCCCTGGAACGGCTGGCTCGCGGGGCTGACGGTCGTCGCCGTCTGCCCGCTGATGACCTCGCGCTACCGGGCGTACAAAACCGACGTGGGACACTGGCTGGTCGCCGGAGTCGGCTCCGTCGCCGTCGCGCTCAGCCTCGCCATCGAGTTCGGGGCGGTATGA